One Kribbella sp. NBC_00662 genomic region harbors:
- a CDS encoding SDR family NAD(P)-dependent oxidoreductase: MGDLDLAGRAAVVTGVGGPRGIGFAVARALSARGASLVISAAGDRVHQRAAELPAGTLAIAGDLTRHRTAVDLARAATSRFGRLDIAVNCAGMTSTTRPEPESGTVGQLSFETWRASLSRNLDAAFLFARAVMPALEESGTGRLVMVASLTGPVMGMRGEVAYCAAKAGVAGLVRGLALDSAAAGVTVNAVAPGWIATDSQTPDEHQQGLRTPVGRSGTPEEVAGLIAYLCSPSSSYLTGQCVVVDGGNSIAEERA, encoded by the coding sequence GTGGGCGACCTCGACCTGGCGGGCCGGGCTGCGGTGGTGACCGGGGTCGGCGGACCGCGCGGTATCGGCTTCGCGGTGGCCCGCGCACTGAGCGCCCGTGGCGCGTCACTCGTCATCTCAGCAGCCGGTGACCGGGTCCACCAACGCGCGGCCGAGCTCCCCGCCGGCACTCTTGCCATCGCGGGTGATCTGACCCGGCACCGCACAGCCGTTGACCTGGCCCGAGCGGCCACCTCTCGGTTCGGGCGGCTCGACATCGCCGTCAACTGCGCGGGCATGACCTCGACCACCCGACCGGAGCCCGAGTCGGGAACAGTCGGGCAGCTGTCGTTCGAGACCTGGCGGGCGAGCCTGTCCCGCAACCTCGACGCGGCCTTCCTGTTCGCCCGCGCAGTCATGCCGGCGCTCGAGGAATCCGGCACCGGGCGCCTGGTGATGGTCGCCAGCCTCACCGGACCGGTGATGGGCATGCGAGGCGAGGTCGCGTACTGCGCAGCGAAGGCCGGCGTCGCGGGGCTGGTCCGCGGACTCGCACTCGACTCCGCGGCCGCAGGCGTCACGGTCAACGCAGTCGCGCCGGGGTGGATCGCCACCGACTCGCAAACACCGGACGAGCACCAGCAGGGGCTGCGTACCCCTGTCGGCCGGAGCGGTACGCCGGAAGAGGTCGCCGGTCTCATCGCCTATCTGTGCTCGCCGTCCTCGTCCTATCTGACCGGCCAGTGCGTCGTCGTCGACGGCGGCAACTCGATCGCGGAGGAACGCGCATGA